One Microbacterium trichothecenolyticum DNA window includes the following coding sequences:
- a CDS encoding sensor histidine kinase: MPRLTRAQQRDDIVLAAVLLLGGLLSAVLSSVAGLYGDEQASLALAVGYVIVLAVPIAFRRRWPSITAVIVSFAYFVAVTVRIPEIYAGNIAMFIALYTVGAWETNRRRATIVRVAIIVGMFAWLFVVMFQEATQPIDPNVEGAFSRTGAFSPFVASQLLMIGVNALFFGGAYYFGNRSFQQMRQRAALEERTAELEAEREITAAQAVALDRVRIARELHDVVAHHVSLMGVQAGVARSLLARDPEKSREVLAGVEASARTSLKELRHLLETLRTPGSEAAGSDTGPTTHGLTTIAALADEASAAGLPTTFAVIGAPAHDPPPLVQVNLYRIAQEALTNARRHAGPDATADVRVRFDRDAIELEVANTGRAGSTTAGLGQLGMRERAAVSGGTIEIGPRSRGGWLVRVRVPVATEEVARV, encoded by the coding sequence ATGCCACGACTCACCCGCGCGCAACAGCGCGACGATATCGTGCTCGCGGCGGTTCTGCTGCTGGGCGGCCTGCTGAGCGCGGTGCTGTCGTCGGTCGCGGGCCTGTACGGCGACGAGCAGGCCTCCCTCGCCCTCGCGGTGGGGTACGTCATCGTCCTCGCCGTGCCGATCGCGTTCCGCCGCCGGTGGCCCTCGATCACCGCCGTCATCGTGTCGTTCGCGTACTTCGTCGCCGTGACGGTGCGCATCCCTGAGATCTACGCGGGCAACATCGCGATGTTCATCGCGCTGTACACGGTCGGGGCGTGGGAGACGAACCGTCGGCGCGCGACCATCGTGCGCGTCGCGATCATCGTGGGGATGTTCGCGTGGCTGTTCGTCGTGATGTTCCAGGAGGCCACGCAGCCCATCGACCCGAACGTCGAGGGCGCGTTCTCGCGGACCGGGGCGTTCTCGCCCTTCGTCGCCTCCCAGCTGTTGATGATCGGCGTGAATGCGCTGTTCTTCGGCGGTGCCTACTACTTCGGCAATCGCTCGTTCCAGCAGATGCGCCAGCGCGCCGCCCTCGAGGAGCGCACGGCCGAGCTCGAGGCTGAACGCGAGATCACCGCCGCCCAGGCGGTCGCCCTCGATCGTGTCCGCATCGCCCGCGAACTGCACGACGTCGTGGCCCATCACGTCTCACTCATGGGAGTGCAGGCGGGCGTCGCACGCTCCCTGCTCGCACGCGACCCCGAGAAGTCGCGCGAGGTGCTGGCCGGCGTCGAGGCCTCGGCCCGCACGTCCCTGAAGGAGCTGCGGCACCTGCTCGAGACGCTGCGCACGCCGGGAAGCGAAGCGGCGGGCAGCGACACCGGCCCGACCACGCACGGTCTCACCACGATCGCCGCCCTCGCCGACGAGGCATCCGCTGCGGGGCTCCCCACGACCTTCGCCGTGATCGGCGCGCCCGCGCACGATCCCCCGCCCCTCGTGCAGGTCAACCTGTACCGCATCGCCCAGGAGGCGCTGACGAACGCGCGCCGGCACGCCGGACCCGACGCCACGGCCGACGTGCGCGTTCGTTTCGATCGGGATGCCATCGAACTCGAGGTCGCGAACACCGGCCGCGCGGGCTCGACGACGGCCGGACTCGGACAGCTGGGGATGCGGGAGCGCGCGGCCGTGTCCGGCGGCACGATCGAGATCGGCCCGCGCTCGCGCGGGGGCTGGCTCGTGCGCGTACGCGTCCCCGTCGCCACCGAGGAGGTCGCGCGTGTCTGA
- the pyrE gene encoding orotate phosphoribosyltransferase produces the protein MTTASTPELEADRQALIRLINDEAVFHGDFTLSSGKKATYYVDMRKLTLDHRAAPAIGRLVLDLIKDLDGVVAVGGLTLGADPIANAVMHESVHAGRPLDAFVVRKEPKDHGRGRQIEGADVKGKRVVVVEDTSTTGHSALKAVEALRREGAEVVAVAVIVDRKTGAQAAIEAEGLQWLGSIDLDDLGLAPQ, from the coding sequence GTGACCACCGCCTCCACGCCCGAGCTCGAAGCCGACCGCCAGGCCCTCATCCGCCTCATCAACGACGAGGCGGTGTTTCACGGTGATTTCACCCTCTCGAGCGGCAAGAAGGCGACGTACTACGTCGACATGCGCAAGCTCACCCTCGACCACCGCGCGGCCCCCGCTATCGGTCGCTTGGTTCTCGACCTCATCAAAGACCTCGATGGCGTCGTGGCCGTCGGCGGCCTGACGCTCGGTGCCGACCCCATCGCGAACGCCGTCATGCACGAGTCGGTGCACGCAGGTCGTCCGCTCGACGCCTTCGTCGTGCGTAAGGAGCCCAAGGACCACGGCCGGGGTCGCCAGATCGAGGGCGCCGATGTGAAGGGCAAGCGCGTCGTGGTCGTCGAAGACACCTCGACCACCGGCCACTCGGCGCTGAAGGCCGTCGAAGCCCTGCGCCGTGAAGGCGCCGAGGTCGTCGCGGTCGCCGTGATCGTCGACCGCAAGACGGGTGCGCAGGCCGCGATCGAGGCCGAAGGGCTGCAGTGGCTCGGCTCGATCGACCTCGACGATCTGGGACTCGCGCCGCAGTAG
- a CDS encoding ABC transporter permease, with the protein MSTFSPSPARGGARRSPSDLQSIWLVAEREIGSKLRSKAFVISTAILIVAALASVLWGGFAANDSRGSSIPVAVTSQTESAVSGLEGVEVTVADSDQAAQALVDDDAVDAALVSGSSDAAFDYTVVVKDSVPSTLLQMLSETPPVQMLDPGAGAADALRYFIALGFGVVFLIAASTFGGTIAQSVVEEKQTRVVEILISAIPVRTLLAGKVLGNTVLAMAQIVLLAAVAVIGLAVTDQAGVLDALGAPIAWFAIFFLFGFVLLASLFAAAAAMVSRQEDIGATTTPITMLIMAPYFLVIFFNDNPVVLTVMSYVPFSAPVGMPLRMYLGDAQWWEPVLSLLILIASCVAAIGVGSRIYRNSLLRMGARVKLAEALKG; encoded by the coding sequence ATGAGCACCTTCTCCCCGTCTCCCGCGCGAGGCGGCGCCCGCCGCTCGCCCAGCGATCTGCAGAGCATCTGGCTCGTAGCAGAGCGCGAGATCGGCTCGAAGCTGCGCAGCAAGGCCTTCGTGATCTCCACCGCGATCCTCATCGTGGCCGCACTCGCGTCGGTGTTGTGGGGCGGGTTCGCCGCGAACGATTCCCGGGGAAGCAGCATCCCGGTCGCCGTCACCTCTCAGACCGAGAGCGCGGTGTCGGGGCTCGAGGGGGTCGAGGTGACGGTCGCCGACTCCGACCAGGCCGCGCAGGCTCTCGTCGACGACGACGCGGTGGATGCCGCCCTGGTCTCCGGATCGTCGGATGCCGCGTTCGACTACACCGTCGTGGTGAAGGACAGCGTGCCCTCGACGTTGCTGCAGATGCTGAGTGAGACACCCCCCGTGCAGATGCTCGATCCGGGCGCGGGAGCGGCCGACGCCCTGCGCTACTTCATCGCGCTCGGATTCGGCGTGGTCTTCCTCATCGCCGCATCCACCTTCGGCGGGACGATCGCGCAGAGCGTGGTGGAGGAGAAGCAGACGCGCGTGGTCGAGATCCTGATCTCAGCGATCCCCGTGCGAACTCTCCTGGCGGGCAAGGTGCTCGGCAACACGGTGCTCGCGATGGCGCAGATCGTGCTGCTCGCCGCTGTCGCGGTGATCGGATTGGCGGTGACGGATCAGGCCGGGGTGCTCGATGCGCTCGGGGCTCCCATCGCCTGGTTCGCCATCTTCTTCCTCTTCGGTTTCGTGCTGCTGGCATCGCTGTTCGCCGCGGCGGCCGCGATGGTGTCGCGTCAGGAGGACATCGGGGCGACGACCACCCCCATCACGATGCTGATCATGGCGCCGTACTTCCTCGTGATCTTCTTCAACGACAACCCCGTGGTGCTGACCGTGATGTCGTACGTGCCGTTCTCGGCGCCGGTCGGGATGCCGCTGCGCATGTACCTCGGCGACGCGCAGTGGTGGGAGCCGGTGCTGTCGCTGCTGATTCTCATCGCCTCCTGCGTCGCCGCCATCGGCGTCGGCTCGCGCATCTACCGCAACTCGCTGCTGCGGATGGGCGCCCGCGTCAAACTCGCGGAAGCGCTGAAAGGCTGA
- a CDS encoding NADPH-dependent FMN reductase, translating into MTDYTIGYIVGSISSTSINRRLAKALEKVAPEGVTLKEIPIKDLPFYSPDYDGNFPEVATDFKKAIEDADGVFIVTPEYSRSIPGVLKNALDWSARPYGEASFNDKPTAVIGTSQGGIATAAGQQHLRAVLLHYNALVLGQPEGYIQSTPGLFEEDGTVTDEGTAAFLRSIIEALVTLIQRTAPAEVPAV; encoded by the coding sequence GTGACCGACTACACGATCGGCTACATCGTCGGCAGCATCTCCAGCACCTCGATCAACCGCCGTCTGGCGAAGGCGCTCGAGAAGGTCGCGCCCGAGGGCGTGACCCTCAAGGAGATCCCGATCAAGGACCTTCCCTTCTACTCGCCCGATTACGACGGGAACTTCCCGGAGGTCGCCACCGACTTCAAGAAGGCGATCGAGGATGCCGACGGCGTCTTCATCGTGACCCCCGAGTACAGCCGCTCGATCCCCGGCGTCCTCAAGAACGCACTCGACTGGTCGGCGCGCCCCTACGGCGAGGCGTCGTTCAACGACAAGCCCACCGCCGTCATCGGCACCTCGCAGGGCGGCATCGCCACCGCCGCCGGTCAGCAGCACCTGCGCGCGGTCCTTCTGCACTACAACGCCCTCGTCCTCGGTCAGCCCGAGGGCTACATCCAGTCGACCCCCGGCCTGTTCGAAGAGGACGGCACCGTGACCGACGAGGGCACCGCCGCGTTCCTCCGCTCGATCATCGAGGCGCTCGTGACGCTCATCCAGCGCACCGCGCCCGCCGAGGTCCCCGCGGTCTGA
- a CDS encoding AvrD family protein produces MIAPSWPDVHPVPLTAGGFEDFLGPAEHRYFGHGYRRTRYDVSSTGAGGDVSARVEPHPEASGGGPVPHLTSIDAMVLPLLLVDRARERGAAPETLQSVTIAAGSAPWLELDHVPVSVHATPDGSGRVIRARTGSFRTQLRLTPTVARVVDDDTPTVYGSAYRDIEVHTRLTSVTSDAVLGTHAPDFGRASMRASGIDGALWPGLTAITYVAIMGQLTQVALRAATGRGRRETGNLWMRRMSIDLSQRRRPSTDVVTTDTRVTDRRVALRHDPSLQTVEVRSTSSEGVVALASLAYREAS; encoded by the coding sequence GTGATAGCTCCCTCGTGGCCAGACGTTCATCCCGTCCCGCTGACCGCAGGCGGCTTCGAGGACTTTCTGGGGCCGGCGGAGCACCGCTACTTCGGTCACGGGTATCGACGAACACGTTATGACGTGTCATCCACGGGCGCCGGCGGTGACGTCTCCGCGCGGGTCGAGCCCCATCCGGAGGCGAGCGGAGGGGGTCCGGTGCCGCATCTCACCTCGATCGACGCGATGGTCCTGCCCCTCCTGCTCGTCGACCGCGCACGCGAGAGGGGGGCCGCGCCCGAGACGCTTCAGAGCGTGACCATCGCCGCGGGTTCCGCGCCGTGGCTCGAACTGGATCACGTGCCGGTGAGCGTGCACGCGACGCCGGACGGATCGGGACGCGTCATCCGCGCGCGGACGGGATCGTTCCGCACGCAGTTGCGTCTCACACCGACGGTAGCGCGCGTCGTCGATGACGACACGCCGACGGTCTACGGCAGCGCGTACCGGGACATCGAGGTGCACACGCGGTTGACGAGTGTGACATCGGATGCCGTTCTCGGCACGCATGCACCGGACTTCGGGCGTGCGTCGATGCGGGCGTCGGGCATCGACGGCGCCCTGTGGCCGGGGCTCACCGCGATCACCTACGTCGCGATCATGGGGCAGTTGACCCAGGTGGCGCTGCGTGCCGCGACCGGCCGCGGTCGTCGCGAGACGGGAAATCTCTGGATGCGACGAATGTCGATCGACCTGTCGCAGCGGAGGCGACCGAGTACCGATGTCGTCACCACCGACACGCGCGTGACAGATCGTCGCGTCGCGCTCCGGCACGACCCCTCGCTGCAGACGGTCGAGGTGCGATCGACCTCGTCCGAGGGCGTCGTCGCTCTTGCCTCCCTCGCGTACCGGGAGGCCTCATGA
- a CDS encoding TetR-like C-terminal domain-containing protein — protein MSERRIGRPFDPEIQRALLTEAERIMVTSGYAQLSVDGLVRAIGSTRPTFYRRYPNVAHLAFDVIASKFGMGDPPTTGSLLDDLEALQRNEVQMLASDLFRKNLPGLLESIRTDETIRELWGESFVIRRRQNLNIVITAARERGEPIRTDWDLDLIADLLVGPILARALLPGTGALDEAFALHTAHAAFDALTSRP, from the coding sequence ATGAGCGAGCGACGCATCGGCAGACCCTTCGACCCTGAGATCCAGCGGGCTCTTCTCACCGAGGCCGAGAGGATCATGGTCACGTCCGGCTACGCCCAACTGAGCGTCGATGGGCTGGTCCGTGCGATCGGGTCCACGAGACCGACGTTCTACCGCCGCTATCCCAACGTGGCGCATCTCGCCTTCGACGTCATCGCGTCGAAGTTCGGCATGGGCGACCCTCCGACGACCGGATCGCTCCTCGACGATCTCGAAGCGCTCCAGCGCAACGAGGTGCAGATGCTCGCATCCGATTTGTTCCGCAAGAACCTGCCCGGACTCCTCGAGTCCATCCGCACCGACGAGACCATCCGCGAGTTGTGGGGGGAGTCCTTCGTCATCCGGCGTCGTCAAAACCTCAACATCGTCATCACCGCCGCCCGGGAGCGTGGTGAGCCGATCCGCACCGACTGGGATCTCGATCTGATCGCCGACCTCCTCGTGGGGCCGATCCTGGCACGCGCGCTGCTGCCGGGGACCGGGGCGCTGGATGAGGCGTTCGCCCTCCACACGGCCCACGCCGCTTTCGACGCACTGACCTCCCGTCCCTGA
- a CDS encoding ABC transporter ATP-binding protein encodes MLELTGITKKYGGRRVLDDVSFTVAPGRLTGFVGGNGAGKTTTMRIALGVLGRDAGTVAIDGVPLTTQDRRRFGYMPEERGLYPKMKVAEHIAYLARLHGFGKAEATEKATALLERLGLGERLGDLVETLSLGNQQRAQIAAALVHDPDVLILDEPFSGLDPLAVDVVAGVLQEKAATGAAVLFSSHQLDVVERLCDDLVIIAGGTIRAAGSREELRAQHATHRYELVSSGDAGWVRDEPDVTVLDFDGGYALFDAADDRVAQRVLRTAVARGDVASFAPQRPSLADIFKEVIR; translated from the coding sequence GTGCTCGAGTTGACCGGCATCACCAAGAAGTACGGCGGGCGCCGCGTGCTCGACGACGTGAGCTTCACGGTCGCCCCCGGGCGGCTGACGGGCTTCGTCGGCGGCAACGGCGCCGGCAAGACCACGACCATGCGCATCGCGCTGGGGGTGCTCGGCCGCGACGCCGGCACGGTCGCCATCGACGGCGTCCCCCTCACGACGCAGGACCGGCGCCGCTTCGGCTACATGCCCGAAGAGCGCGGGCTGTACCCGAAGATGAAGGTCGCCGAGCACATCGCCTACCTCGCGCGACTCCACGGCTTCGGCAAGGCCGAGGCTACTGAGAAGGCGACAGCACTGCTCGAGCGGCTCGGCCTCGGCGAGCGCCTCGGCGACCTCGTCGAGACGCTCTCGCTCGGCAACCAGCAGCGCGCGCAGATCGCCGCGGCGCTGGTGCACGATCCCGACGTGCTGATCCTCGACGAGCCGTTCTCAGGGCTGGACCCGCTCGCGGTCGACGTGGTCGCGGGCGTGCTGCAGGAGAAGGCGGCGACCGGTGCCGCGGTGCTCTTCTCGTCGCACCAGCTCGATGTCGTCGAGCGCCTGTGCGACGACCTGGTGATCATCGCCGGCGGCACCATCCGAGCGGCCGGGAGCCGTGAAGAACTGCGCGCTCAGCACGCGACGCACCGCTACGAGCTCGTCTCGAGCGGCGACGCCGGATGGGTGCGCGACGAACCCGATGTGACCGTGCTCGACTTCGACGGCGGCTACGCCCTCTTCGACGCGGCCGACGACAGGGTCGCCCAGCGCGTGCTGCGCACGGCGGTCGCCCGAGGCGACGTCGCCAGCTTCGCGCCCCAGCGGCCATCCCTCGCCGACATCTTCAAGGAGGTCATCCGATGA
- a CDS encoding exodeoxyribonuclease III, which translates to MRLATWNVNSIRARVTRTVEFCVREHIDVLAMQEIKCKTEQFPYAAFEEAGYHVVAHGLNQWNGVAIASREPLEDVEIGFPGMPGFEKGKEGPDLPQEARAIGATVDGVRVWSLYVPNGRGLDDPHYAYKLDWLEKLRHYTADTLAKDPDLPLALTGDFNIAPTDDDNGDPTVVEGATTHVSPPERAAFAAFEAAGLTDVVRPLIPTGYTYWDYKQLRFPRNEGLRIDFILGSRAFADAVQGAEIHRNERKGEIPSDHVPVVADLDLSGADDDDDLPMIFG; encoded by the coding sequence ATGCGTCTGGCCACCTGGAACGTCAACTCCATCCGTGCTCGCGTGACCCGCACCGTCGAGTTCTGTGTGCGTGAGCACATCGACGTCCTGGCGATGCAGGAGATCAAATGCAAGACCGAGCAGTTCCCTTACGCCGCCTTCGAGGAGGCGGGGTACCACGTCGTCGCGCACGGGCTGAACCAGTGGAACGGCGTCGCGATCGCCAGCCGTGAGCCCCTCGAAGACGTCGAGATCGGCTTCCCCGGCATGCCCGGCTTCGAGAAGGGCAAAGAGGGTCCCGACCTGCCGCAAGAGGCTCGCGCCATCGGCGCGACCGTCGACGGCGTGCGCGTGTGGAGCCTCTACGTGCCGAACGGTCGCGGGCTCGACGACCCGCACTACGCCTACAAGCTCGACTGGCTCGAGAAGCTGCGGCACTACACGGCCGACACCCTGGCGAAGGATCCCGACCTGCCCCTGGCACTGACGGGCGACTTCAACATCGCCCCCACCGACGACGACAACGGCGACCCCACCGTCGTCGAGGGGGCGACCACTCACGTCTCACCGCCCGAACGAGCCGCATTCGCCGCGTTCGAGGCGGCCGGTCTCACCGACGTCGTGCGTCCCCTCATTCCGACGGGCTACACCTACTGGGATTACAAGCAGCTGCGCTTCCCCCGCAACGAGGGTCTGCGCATCGACTTCATCCTGGGTTCGCGAGCTTTCGCCGACGCCGTTCAGGGCGCCGAGATCCACCGGAACGAGCGCAAGGGCGAGATCCCCAGCGACCACGTCCCCGTCGTCGCCGACCTCGACCTGTCGGGCGCGGATGACGACGACGACCTCCCGATGATCTTCGGCTGA
- a CDS encoding ABC transporter ATP-binding protein produces MNALLEISGLTKQYGSRVVLDAVDLRVHEGESLAIVGRSGTGKSTLLNIIGLLDRQTGGEVRFRGAPLARINSRAATLMRRDHINYLFQSFALISSATALENVLLGLHSVRLSRRAKTERAMNLLRRLGLAHVAHDKVATLSGGERQRVALVRCFLKPGELVLADEPTGALDDALAETAVTEMLQLQRDFGKTLIVVTHDHRVAERCDRILALDSAPRAAVSDHAMGVRR; encoded by the coding sequence ATGAACGCTCTCCTCGAAATCTCGGGACTCACCAAGCAGTACGGGTCACGTGTCGTTCTGGATGCCGTCGACCTGCGGGTCCACGAGGGCGAGTCCCTCGCCATTGTGGGGCGCTCGGGCACAGGCAAATCCACGCTGCTGAACATCATCGGCCTTCTCGACCGGCAGACCGGCGGCGAAGTGCGCTTCCGCGGCGCGCCGCTCGCGCGGATCAACAGCCGCGCCGCGACCCTGATGCGCCGCGACCACATCAACTACCTCTTCCAGTCTTTCGCGCTGATCAGCTCGGCGACCGCTCTGGAGAACGTCCTGCTGGGATTGCACAGCGTGCGGCTCAGCCGGCGCGCGAAAACAGAGCGGGCGATGAACCTCCTTCGGCGGCTCGGGCTCGCACACGTCGCCCACGACAAGGTGGCGACGCTGTCGGGCGGCGAGCGTCAGCGCGTCGCGCTGGTGCGGTGCTTTCTCAAGCCCGGGGAGCTGGTGCTGGCCGACGAGCCCACCGGCGCCCTCGACGACGCCTTGGCCGAGACAGCCGTGACCGAGATGCTGCAGCTGCAGAGGGATTTCGGCAAGACGCTCATCGTCGTCACGCACGACCACCGCGTGGCCGAACGATGCGACCGGATCCTCGCGCTCGACAGCGCGCCCCGGGCAGCCGTGAGCGATCATGCCATGGGGGTGCGACGCTGA
- a CDS encoding response regulator, whose protein sequence is MSELRVLLVDDHAMMRAGFRTILSLEDDITVVGEASSGVEALAAASALRPDVICMDVQMPDMDGLEATRRLTADPASDAAVLIVTTFDRDDYLFAALAAGASGFLLKNAGPEELVSAVRIVGGGDALLAPEVTRRVIERFATGTPEPAASVPPPLALVEPLTERESEVLTLVAEALSNAEIAARLFIGEATVKTHVSNVLQKLGARDRVQAVVLAHRHGLA, encoded by the coding sequence GTGTCTGAGCTGCGCGTGCTCCTCGTCGACGACCACGCCATGATGCGTGCCGGCTTCCGCACGATCCTCTCGCTCGAGGACGACATCACGGTCGTCGGCGAAGCGTCATCGGGTGTGGAGGCGCTGGCCGCGGCGAGCGCCCTGCGCCCCGACGTGATCTGCATGGACGTGCAGATGCCCGACATGGACGGCCTCGAGGCGACGCGGCGGCTGACCGCCGACCCCGCCTCTGATGCGGCGGTCCTGATCGTCACCACCTTCGACCGCGACGACTACCTCTTCGCCGCCCTCGCCGCGGGAGCGAGCGGTTTCCTGCTGAAGAACGCCGGCCCGGAAGAGCTCGTCTCCGCCGTGCGGATCGTGGGCGGCGGCGATGCGCTGCTCGCCCCCGAGGTCACCCGCCGAGTCATCGAGCGCTTCGCGACCGGGACGCCCGAGCCCGCGGCATCCGTCCCCCCGCCGCTCGCGCTGGTCGAGCCGCTCACCGAACGCGAGTCGGAGGTGCTCACGCTGGTCGCGGAGGCTCTGAGCAACGCCGAGATCGCCGCGCGGCTGTTCATCGGCGAGGCGACGGTCAAGACGCACGTGTCGAACGTGCTGCAGAAGCTCGGCGCGCGCGACCGTGTGCAGGCCGTCGTGCTCGCGCACCGGCACGGGCTGGCCTGA
- a CDS encoding glycoside hydrolase family 15 protein, with product MTTPIEDYAVLSNCRSAALVSSAGSIDWLCLPRYDSGSMFGALLGDESHGAWSLRPADSAARATRRYDGDTFVLVTRWETSTGVADVYDAMPIDEGVEAVVRRVVGVSGEVDFVSEVRLRFDYARAVPWVQQIGYGGEHAILAVAGPDAVVLRGPRLIAVDTAHRAIWTTSAGHGVDSVLSWGPSWQDPPAAFDVEAALERAREWWAAWADRVQSAGTHAALVTRSLMVLRALTHAETGGIVAAATTSLPEAFGGSRNWDYRYVWLRDAALTLSAYIDHGYLDAAQHWRTWLLRAIAGDPADVQIMYGIAGERDLPEREIASLPGYGGAAPVRIGNGAVDQYQADVIGEVMVALEAARTAGVKETTFSWSLQRALLNQLASEVDKPDLGIWEMRGEPHFFTHSRAMVWAAFDRGIRAVEEGGHDGEVDTWRALRDKVRADIDAHGVHEGGWFTQHFDTDEVDASLLVLPQVGFCAYDDPRMLATVARMEQTLMPDGWLLRYRTTGVDGLSGDEHPFLACSFWLVGQYAHSGRRDEAVALMHRLTAVANDLGLLSEEYDPTTKRQAGNTPQALSHLALVGAADALDATAAQDTGRP from the coding sequence CAGCGGCTCGATGTTCGGCGCGCTGCTCGGCGACGAGTCGCACGGCGCATGGTCGCTGCGCCCGGCCGATTCCGCCGCCCGGGCGACCCGCCGGTACGACGGCGACACGTTCGTGCTCGTCACCCGCTGGGAGACGAGCACCGGCGTCGCCGACGTCTACGACGCCATGCCGATCGACGAGGGCGTCGAAGCCGTCGTCCGCCGCGTCGTCGGGGTGTCCGGAGAGGTCGACTTCGTCAGCGAGGTGCGCCTGCGCTTCGATTACGCGCGCGCGGTGCCGTGGGTGCAGCAGATCGGATATGGCGGGGAGCACGCGATCCTCGCGGTCGCCGGTCCCGACGCGGTCGTGCTGCGGGGACCGCGGCTCATCGCCGTCGACACCGCTCACCGTGCGATCTGGACGACGTCCGCCGGCCACGGCGTCGACTCCGTGCTGTCGTGGGGTCCGTCGTGGCAGGACCCGCCCGCCGCGTTCGACGTCGAGGCCGCGCTCGAGCGCGCGCGCGAGTGGTGGGCGGCCTGGGCCGATCGCGTCCAGTCCGCGGGTACGCACGCGGCGCTCGTGACGCGCTCGCTCATGGTGCTGCGCGCGCTCACGCACGCCGAGACGGGCGGCATCGTCGCGGCGGCGACGACGTCGCTCCCCGAGGCGTTCGGCGGCTCGCGCAACTGGGACTACCGCTACGTCTGGCTGCGCGACGCCGCCCTCACCCTCAGCGCCTACATCGACCACGGGTACCTGGATGCCGCGCAGCACTGGCGCACCTGGCTGCTGCGGGCGATCGCCGGCGACCCGGCCGACGTGCAGATCATGTACGGCATCGCCGGCGAGCGCGACCTGCCCGAGCGCGAGATCGCGAGCCTGCCCGGGTACGGCGGAGCCGCTCCCGTGCGCATCGGCAACGGTGCGGTCGACCAGTACCAGGCCGACGTGATCGGCGAGGTGATGGTGGCGCTCGAGGCCGCCCGCACCGCCGGAGTGAAAGAGACGACCTTCTCGTGGTCCCTGCAGCGCGCGCTGCTGAACCAACTGGCGAGCGAGGTCGACAAGCCCGACCTCGGCATCTGGGAGATGCGCGGAGAGCCGCATTTCTTCACCCACTCGCGCGCGATGGTGTGGGCGGCGTTCGATCGTGGCATCCGGGCGGTCGAGGAGGGCGGGCACGACGGCGAGGTCGACACGTGGCGTGCCCTGCGCGACAAGGTGCGCGCCGACATCGACGCGCACGGCGTGCACGAGGGCGGGTGGTTCACGCAGCACTTCGACACCGACGAGGTCGACGCGTCGCTGCTCGTGCTGCCCCAGGTGGGCTTCTGCGCCTACGACGACCCCCGCATGCTCGCCACGGTCGCGCGCATGGAGCAGACGCTCATGCCCGACGGGTGGCTGCTGCGCTACCGCACGACCGGCGTCGACGGCCTCAGTGGCGACGAGCATCCCTTCCTCGCGTGCTCGTTCTGGCTCGTCGGGCAGTATGCCCACTCCGGCCGACGCGACGAGGCGGTCGCGCTCATGCACCGTCTCACCGCGGTCGCCAACGACCTCGGCCTGCTGTCGGAGGAGTACGACCCCACGACGAAGCGGCAGGCGGGCAATACGCCGCAGGCGCTGTCGCACCTCGCCCTCGTGGGCGCGGCCGACGCGCTCGATGCCACCGCCGCGCAAGACACCGGTCGACCGTGA